From the Magnetospirillum sp. 15-1 genome, one window contains:
- a CDS encoding universal stress protein has product MREILVHLDDGERSSVRLGIAIGLAAKFKARLTGLFARCESDRSSAVAQKPSAFLAAVCKKAADDFAIKTAASGISARWWQLSHGAPAHVLGETMFCARYADLVIMGQHGPEDRFVPKDLVEHTILNCGRPVLVIPRHGTFPTIGERIVLAWNASREAVRAMVDSQPLMAMARSVVVLSLFDAKTGTASGMVEVPRVDIIDYLASRGVSARLERAAGEDVGKMDLLLSRLCDLEADMAVMGGYGGHALSSLLGSDTRYVLEHMTVPVLLAH; this is encoded by the coding sequence ATGCGGGAAATTCTGGTCCATCTCGACGACGGCGAGCGCAGTTCCGTGCGTCTGGGTATTGCCATAGGGCTGGCCGCCAAGTTCAAGGCCCGCTTGACGGGCCTGTTCGCCCGCTGTGAGAGTGATCGATCCAGCGCCGTGGCCCAAAAGCCCAGCGCCTTCCTGGCGGCCGTTTGTAAAAAGGCGGCCGATGATTTTGCGATCAAAACGGCGGCCTCGGGCATCAGCGCAAGGTGGTGGCAACTGTCCCATGGTGCACCCGCTCACGTGCTGGGTGAGACCATGTTCTGTGCCCGCTACGCCGATCTGGTGATCATGGGGCAGCACGGTCCCGAAGATAGGTTCGTCCCGAAGGATCTGGTCGAGCACACCATCTTGAATTGCGGGCGGCCGGTCCTGGTGATTCCCCGTCACGGCACTTTCCCCACGATCGGCGAACGCATCGTTTTGGCCTGGAATGCCAGCCGGGAGGCGGTCCGCGCCATGGTCGATTCCCAGCCTTTGATGGCCATGGCCCGCTCTGTGGTCGTGTTGTCCCTGTTCGACGCGAAGACCGGAACCGCCTCGGGCATGGTTGAGGTTCCCCGGGTCGACATCATCGATTATCTGGCAAGCCGTGGGGTCTCGGCCAGACTGGAGCGAGCCGCCGGCGAGGATGTCGGCAAGATGGATCTGTTGCTGTCGCGGCTGTGTGACTTGGAGGCGGATATGGCCGTGATGGGGGGGTACGGCGGCCATGCCCTCTCGTCTTTGCTGGGATCGGATACCCGCTATGTCCTGGAGCACATGACCGTGCCGGTCCTTTTGGCGCACTGA